In one Streptomyces sp. NBC_01241 genomic region, the following are encoded:
- the greA gene encoding transcription elongation factor GreA: MTQTSENVTWLTQEAYNQLKAELEYLSGPARTEISVKIAAAREEGDLRENGGYHAAKEEQGKMELRVRQLTQLLEHAKVGEAPADDGVVEPGMVVTIAFDGDPDDTLTFLLASREYASSDIETYSPQSPLGTGVNGKRMGEDAEYELPNGKMATVKILAAKPYSG, translated from the coding sequence GTGACCCAGACCAGCGAAAACGTCACCTGGCTCACGCAGGAGGCGTACAACCAGCTCAAGGCCGAGCTGGAGTACCTGTCTGGTCCCGCGCGCACGGAAATCTCCGTAAAGATCGCGGCGGCCCGTGAGGAAGGTGACCTCCGGGAAAACGGCGGATACCACGCGGCCAAGGAGGAGCAGGGCAAGATGGAGCTGCGCGTGCGCCAGCTCACCCAGCTCCTGGAGCACGCGAAGGTGGGCGAGGCACCGGCCGACGACGGCGTGGTCGAGCCCGGCATGGTGGTGACGATCGCCTTCGACGGCGACCCGGACGACACCCTGACCTTCCTGCTCGCCTCGCGTGAGTACGCGAGCTCGGACATCGAGACGTACTCCCCCCAGTCCCCGCTCGGCACCGGCGTGAACGGCAAGAGGATGGGCGAGGACGCCGAGTACGAACTGCCGAACGGCAAGATGGCCACGGTGAAGATCCTCGCGGCGAAGCCGTACTCGGGCTGA
- the mca gene encoding mycothiol conjugate amidase Mca: MTEQLRLMAVHAHPDDESSKGAATMAKYVSEGVDVLVVTCTGGERGSILNPKLQGDAYIEENIHEVRKKEMDEAREILGVGQEWLGFVDSGLPEGDPLPPLPEGCFALEDEEKAAGRLVRSIRAFRPQVVTTYDENGGYPHPDHIMTHKITMIAFDGAADAELYPESEFGPAWQPQKLYYNQGFNRPRTVALHEALLARGLESPYGEWLERWKEFERDERTLTTHVPCADFFEIRDKALIAHATQIDPDGGWFRVPMDIQKEVWPTEEYELAKSLVDTSLPESDLFAGIRDNA, encoded by the coding sequence TTGACTGAGCAGCTGCGACTGATGGCCGTTCACGCCCACCCCGACGACGAGTCGAGCAAGGGTGCGGCCACCATGGCCAAGTATGTGTCCGAGGGGGTGGACGTGCTGGTCGTGACCTGCACGGGCGGCGAGCGCGGCTCCATCCTCAACCCCAAGCTCCAGGGCGACGCGTACATCGAGGAGAACATCCACGAGGTGCGCAAGAAGGAGATGGACGAGGCCCGGGAGATCCTGGGCGTCGGCCAGGAGTGGCTCGGCTTCGTCGACTCGGGTCTGCCCGAGGGCGACCCGCTGCCGCCGCTGCCGGAGGGCTGCTTCGCGCTGGAGGACGAGGAGAAGGCCGCCGGCCGTCTCGTCCGCAGCATCCGCGCGTTCCGGCCGCAGGTCGTCACGACGTACGACGAGAACGGCGGGTACCCGCACCCCGACCACATCATGACCCACAAGATCACGATGATCGCCTTCGACGGCGCGGCGGACGCCGAGCTGTACCCCGAGTCCGAGTTCGGCCCGGCCTGGCAGCCGCAGAAGCTCTACTACAACCAGGGCTTCAACCGGCCGCGCACGGTCGCGCTCCACGAGGCGCTGCTGGCCCGCGGCCTGGAGTCCCCGTACGGCGAGTGGCTGGAGCGCTGGAAGGAGTTCGAGCGCGACGAACGCACGCTGACCACGCACGTTCCGTGCGCGGACTTCTTCGAGATCCGCGACAAGGCGCTGATCGCGCACGCGACGCAGATCGATCCCGACGGCGGCTGGTTCCGGGTCCCGATGGACATCCAGAAGGAGGTCTGGCCGACCGAGGAGTACGAGCTGGCGAAGTCTCTCGTCGATACCTCCCTCCCCGAGAGCGACCTCTTCGCGGGCATCCGCGACAATGCCTGA
- a CDS encoding DUF4307 domain-containing protein, with the protein MTAVREAPPENRYGRSADQRADRKLTIIGSVLGVVLLGVVGWIGYAYITGQGISAEVIKRQVVSDARVDVHLEVRKDKDAKGYCTLRAQHEDGSEVARKDFRFDDRTDRVDRVLSLRTTSRATSVELLGCTTDGGAAR; encoded by the coding sequence ATGACGGCGGTACGCGAAGCGCCCCCGGAGAACCGCTACGGCCGCTCCGCGGACCAGCGCGCGGACCGCAAGCTCACGATCATCGGCTCGGTGCTGGGCGTCGTCCTGCTCGGGGTGGTCGGCTGGATCGGTTACGCCTACATCACCGGGCAGGGGATCAGCGCCGAGGTGATCAAGCGCCAGGTCGTCTCGGACGCGCGTGTCGATGTGCACCTGGAGGTGCGCAAGGACAAGGACGCCAAGGGCTACTGCACCCTCCGCGCGCAGCACGAGGACGGCAGTGAGGTCGCCCGCAAGGACTTCCGCTTCGACGACCGCACCGACCGCGTCGACCGCGTCCTGTCGCTGCGTACGACGTCCAGGGCGACCAGTGTCGAGCTGCTGGGCTGCACCACCGACGGCGGGGCGGCGCGTTAA
- a CDS encoding cystathionine gamma-synthase yields the protein MSDQQSFETLAIHAGNTADPLTGAVVPPIYQVSTYKQDGVGGLRGGYEYSRSANPTRTALEDNLAALEGGRRGLAFASGLAAEDCLLRTLLSPGDHVVIPNDAYGGTFRLFAKVVSRWGVDFSVADTSDVASVRAAITPRTKAIWVETPSNPLLGITDIAAIASVARAAGVRLVVDNTFASPYLQQPLALGADVVVHSTTKYMGGHSDVVGGALIVNDPELAEELAYHQNAMGAVAGPFDAWLVLRGIKTLAVRMDRHCENATKIADLLTRHPKVTQVLYPGLPEHPGHEIAAKQMKAFGGMVSFRVVGGEEAAVHVCNRAKLFTLGESLGGVESLVEHPGRMTHASAAGSALEVPADLVRLSVGIESVDDLIADLTQALG from the coding sequence ATGAGTGACCAGCAGAGTTTCGAGACTCTCGCGATCCACGCGGGAAATACCGCCGATCCCCTCACCGGCGCCGTCGTTCCGCCCATTTACCAGGTGTCCACGTACAAGCAGGACGGCGTGGGCGGACTGCGGGGCGGCTACGAGTACAGCCGCAGCGCCAACCCGACCCGTACCGCACTGGAGGACAACCTCGCGGCTCTGGAGGGCGGCCGTCGCGGGCTCGCCTTCGCCTCCGGACTCGCCGCCGAGGACTGCCTGCTCCGTACGCTGCTCAGCCCCGGCGACCACGTGGTCATCCCGAACGACGCCTACGGCGGCACGTTCCGGCTGTTCGCGAAGGTCGTCTCGCGGTGGGGCGTGGACTTCTCCGTCGCCGACACCTCGGACGTGGCGTCGGTACGGGCGGCGATCACCCCGCGCACCAAGGCGATCTGGGTGGAGACCCCGTCCAACCCGTTGCTCGGCATCACCGACATCGCCGCGATCGCCTCAGTGGCCCGCGCGGCGGGCGTGCGGCTGGTCGTCGACAATACTTTCGCCAGCCCCTACCTCCAGCAGCCCCTCGCCCTGGGGGCCGACGTGGTGGTGCACTCCACCACCAAGTACATGGGCGGCCACTCGGACGTCGTCGGCGGTGCGCTGATCGTCAACGACCCGGAATTGGCCGAGGAGTTGGCGTACCACCAGAACGCGATGGGCGCGGTCGCCGGACCGTTCGACGCCTGGCTGGTGCTGCGCGGCATCAAGACCCTCGCGGTCCGCATGGACCGGCACTGCGAGAACGCGACCAAGATCGCCGATCTGCTGACCCGGCACCCCAAGGTCACCCAGGTCCTCTACCCGGGGCTGCCCGAGCACCCGGGCCACGAGATCGCCGCCAAGCAGATGAAGGCCTTCGGCGGCATGGTGTCCTTCCGGGTCGTGGGCGGCGAGGAGGCGGCGGTCCACGTCTGCAACCGGGCGAAGCTGTTCACCCTCGGTGAGTCGCTGGGTGGCGTCGAGTCGCTCGTGGAACATCCGGGCCGTATGACGCACGCCTCGGCGGCGGGGTCCGCGCTGGAGGTGCCGGCCGACCTCGTCCGGCTCTCCGTCGGCATCGAGTCCGTCGACGACCTGATCGCGGATCTGACGCAGGCGCTCGGATAG
- the ilvA gene encoding threonine ammonia-lyase: MNFSATGSFPPLILDDVLGAQKMLSGVARVTAMEGSRHLTELVGAPVHFKCENLQRTGSFKLRGAYVRIAGLSPVERAAGVVAASAGNHAQGVALASALLGVRSTVFMPVGAPLPKVAATRQYGAQVRLHGHVVDETLAAAQEYAQETGAVFIHPFDHPDIIAGQGTVGLEILEQCPEVRTIVVGIGGGGLAAGIAVAVKALRPDVRIVGVQAAGAACYPPSLAAGHPVSIGSLNTMADGIKVGRPGDVPFGLVKDLVDEVRTVSEDELSSALLLCLERAKLVVEPAGVSPVAALLSDPKSFRGPVVALLSGGNVDPLLMQRILTHGMVAAGRYLSLRLRLTDRPGALATLLAVLSVVDANVLDIGHVRTDPRLGLTEVEVELQLETKGPEHCEEVSTALRDAGYLVMS; encoded by the coding sequence ATGAACTTCTCGGCGACCGGCTCTTTTCCCCCGCTGATTCTCGATGACGTCCTCGGGGCGCAGAAGATGCTCTCCGGTGTCGCCAGGGTGACCGCCATGGAGGGCAGCCGCCACCTGACGGAGCTTGTCGGCGCGCCGGTCCACTTCAAGTGCGAGAACCTGCAGCGGACCGGTTCGTTCAAACTGCGTGGTGCGTACGTACGGATCGCCGGGCTGTCCCCGGTGGAACGGGCGGCCGGAGTCGTGGCCGCGAGCGCCGGAAACCATGCGCAGGGCGTCGCGCTCGCGTCTGCGTTGCTCGGCGTACGGTCGACGGTCTTCATGCCGGTCGGGGCACCGCTGCCGAAGGTGGCCGCCACCCGCCAGTACGGGGCGCAGGTCCGGCTGCACGGCCATGTCGTCGACGAGACGCTGGCCGCCGCCCAGGAGTACGCGCAGGAGACCGGCGCGGTTTTCATCCACCCCTTCGACCACCCGGACATCATCGCGGGACAGGGCACGGTGGGCCTGGAGATCCTCGAACAGTGCCCCGAGGTGCGCACCATCGTCGTCGGGATCGGCGGCGGCGGTCTCGCCGCGGGCATTGCGGTGGCGGTCAAGGCGCTCCGGCCCGATGTGCGGATCGTCGGCGTGCAGGCGGCGGGCGCGGCCTGCTATCCGCCGTCGCTGGCCGCGGGGCATCCGGTGTCGATCGGCTCGCTGAACACGATGGCGGACGGCATCAAGGTGGGGCGCCCCGGCGATGTGCCGTTCGGCCTGGTGAAGGACCTCGTCGACGAGGTCCGTACGGTCTCCGAGGACGAGCTGTCCAGTGCGCTGCTGCTCTGTCTGGAGCGGGCGAAGCTGGTGGTGGAACCGGCCGGCGTGAGCCCGGTCGCGGCGTTGCTGAGCGATCCGAAGTCGTTCCGCGGTCCGGTGGTCGCGCTGCTGTCGGGCGGCAACGTGGACCCGTTGCTGATGCAGCGCATCCTGACGCACGGCATGGTCGCGGCCGGCCGCTATCTGAGCCTGCGGCTGCGGCTGACCGACCGCCCCGGCGCGCTGGCCACGCTGCTGGCCGTGCTCTCGGTCGTGGACGCCAACGTGCTCGACATCGGCCATGTGCGGACCGACCCGCGGCTCGGGCTCACCGAGGTCGAGGTGGAGCTGCAGCTGGAGACGAAGGGCCCGGAGCACTGTGAGGAGGTCTCGACGGCGCTGCGTGACGCGGGCTACCTCGTGATGAGCTGA
- a CDS encoding sigma factor-like helix-turn-helix DNA-binding protein, producing MRERQAGRERRRAQEFGTFVAGAAGRLLHTATLLTAEPLLPPGANPRAQRLLTAALAHTYAQWERLRGEDPYDRTRRELAARFAHEVWRHHRPRGGPLDRLPPQERLVLVLRLYEGVTEEQAAALLGLPVDRIRAICNRAVATMRGTRRPTARRGWHRPTEAAP from the coding sequence GTGCGAGAGCGCCAAGCGGGCCGGGAGCGGCGCCGCGCCCAGGAGTTCGGGACCTTCGTGGCGGGCGCGGCCGGCCGACTGCTGCACACGGCCACGCTGCTCACCGCCGAACCTCTGCTGCCGCCCGGGGCGAATCCCCGGGCCCAGCGGTTGCTCACGGCCGCGCTGGCACACACATACGCGCAATGGGAACGGCTGCGCGGCGAGGACCCGTACGACCGCACCCGGCGGGAGCTGGCCGCCCGGTTCGCCCACGAGGTCTGGCGCCACCACCGGCCGCGCGGCGGTCCGCTGGACCGGCTGCCCCCGCAGGAACGCCTGGTCCTCGTGCTCCGGCTGTACGAAGGGGTCACAGAGGAGCAGGCTGCGGCGCTGCTGGGGCTTCCGGTGGACCGGATCCGGGCGATCTGCAACCGCGCGGTGGCCACGATGCGCGGCACCCGCCGCCCCACGGCGCGGCGCGGGTGGCATCGGCCCACGGAGGCCGCGCCATGA
- a CDS encoding ATP-binding protein encodes MRDSHRAEAEGLLVRAVEEEVRRSGGRADAGALTARGRAALDSLTAAAADEYAAYLQALDAAEAGQQPLSQRFSRTTLGTPLLVTGVAAVAAFGADVAFGTATGPALGAGAVVAVAGATATVAKVTASHWPAAHRRAGALGQPGGAEQLRLQWLAALEVRGIRPFLDQQRMLTASSRTPAKKIPAQSRTAPQLRGGDRSAAARMRALLDQSFDHLPAADGPFAGRRAELAQIAQWVREARASTETKPTVVVLHGTPGAGRTTLAVRAARNLKDQFRGACVVDLRGNVSGEAPLPTRDALLHLLNRLGAPREQLLFRERASAEQQVRRLSELYHQHLTGTPVTIVLDDAADAAQVRTLVPERSDSLVLVTAREPLELPADLPARVHHLPVGALDAAGAEELLREAAGTAQKEPYDARSTDSIVELCGGLPLALRTAGSSLGARTRGALAADLAAYGPVAPVERALWLRYTDQSEQARRLLRRLALAGRASLGAAAAAALLSADEQEAERLLTALAGAGLLDHVRGSRYRLHDLVRGFALDRLRDEEAAADRTAAQERLIKNYAELAGAVIRMVDGKMSTRAGQFGSHGFGSLESALRWLDDESSFITSALRHAEGVDQGAVLYLLGALCDYCLLRGDLYRLGEISELTQAVDKGLLERSVQWRTGIAARQLGELDKARTTLSSVVGLYREAQNEAGTALALCSLGITLHHQGNLTEASARLREAIALQSSEEQAEDRAWSLHALAAVERDRAHLAEALTLLDTALALHREGESLHGEAWTQFQLGQTLLRMGDVARAKDALRTALDLYSRTRDERGEAWALTQLARARLLDDDPALAAEELSLALARHRDNEDARGEAWTRYYLGQALEENGDTDQAVRQLERARTMFSRMRDVYGLACARHHSGRVTRDQRAAQTGNLRNSGFARQLLVDARADFRRIGVAHGEAWTCLELALIDAGNNRAPQALELCDEAAELFGSYGDTRGADWARFLRCTLLPYASPGGSEVGTVVAQQELADLLLAGHPTRDSKLEDCAEAFRVVLNRGVDLEDGWQAWRLGLTPTRHAREVMGVPVPPSTSPSGA; translated from the coding sequence ATGCGGGACAGCCATCGGGCTGAAGCCGAAGGGCTGTTGGTTCGCGCCGTCGAGGAAGAGGTAAGGCGCTCGGGCGGGCGGGCCGACGCCGGTGCGCTGACAGCACGCGGGCGGGCGGCGCTCGATTCTCTGACCGCCGCCGCGGCCGACGAGTACGCCGCGTATCTCCAGGCGCTGGACGCGGCGGAGGCAGGGCAGCAGCCGCTGTCGCAGCGGTTCAGCCGGACCACCCTCGGAACTCCCCTGTTGGTCACGGGAGTTGCCGCGGTCGCCGCCTTCGGCGCCGATGTCGCGTTCGGTACGGCGACGGGGCCGGCCCTCGGCGCGGGCGCCGTCGTCGCGGTCGCGGGGGCCACGGCGACCGTCGCCAAGGTCACCGCGTCGCACTGGCCCGCCGCCCACCGCCGCGCGGGTGCGCTCGGCCAGCCCGGCGGCGCCGAACAGCTGCGGCTGCAGTGGCTGGCGGCGCTGGAGGTACGGGGCATCCGCCCGTTCCTCGACCAGCAGCGGATGCTCACCGCGTCGTCGCGCACACCGGCGAAAAAGATCCCCGCGCAGTCGCGGACCGCCCCGCAGCTGCGGGGCGGGGACCGCAGCGCCGCAGCCCGTATGCGCGCGCTCCTCGACCAGTCGTTCGACCACCTGCCCGCCGCCGACGGGCCGTTCGCCGGCCGCCGGGCCGAGCTGGCGCAGATCGCGCAGTGGGTGCGCGAGGCCCGCGCGTCGACGGAGACCAAGCCGACCGTCGTCGTCCTGCACGGCACGCCCGGCGCGGGACGCACCACGCTCGCGGTGCGGGCGGCGCGCAACCTGAAGGATCAGTTCCGGGGTGCGTGCGTGGTGGACCTGCGCGGCAATGTGTCCGGGGAGGCGCCGCTGCCGACCCGGGACGCGCTGCTGCATCTCCTGAACCGGCTGGGCGCGCCCCGCGAGCAGTTGCTGTTCCGCGAGAGGGCCTCCGCCGAGCAGCAGGTGCGGCGGCTGAGCGAGCTGTACCACCAGCATCTGACCGGCACGCCCGTGACGATCGTCCTCGACGACGCGGCCGACGCGGCCCAGGTCCGCACGCTGGTCCCCGAGCGCTCCGACAGCCTCGTCCTGGTCACCGCCCGCGAGCCCCTGGAGCTGCCCGCCGACCTTCCGGCCCGGGTCCATCACCTGCCGGTCGGCGCGCTGGACGCGGCGGGCGCGGAGGAGCTGCTGCGCGAGGCGGCCGGTACGGCGCAGAAGGAGCCGTACGACGCCCGGTCGACGGACAGCATCGTCGAGTTGTGCGGCGGGCTGCCGTTGGCGCTGCGCACAGCGGGCTCCTCGCTCGGCGCCCGTACCCGCGGCGCCCTCGCCGCCGATCTCGCCGCGTACGGTCCGGTCGCGCCGGTCGAGCGGGCGCTGTGGCTGCGCTACACCGACCAGTCCGAACAGGCGCGGCGGCTGCTGCGCCGGCTCGCGCTGGCCGGGCGGGCCAGCCTGGGCGCCGCGGCGGCGGCCGCGCTGCTCTCCGCCGACGAGCAGGAGGCCGAGCGGCTGCTGACGGCCCTGGCCGGGGCCGGGCTCCTGGACCACGTACGGGGCTCGCGCTACCGGCTCCACGATCTCGTACGGGGCTTCGCCCTGGACCGGCTGCGGGACGAGGAGGCGGCGGCGGACCGTACGGCCGCGCAGGAGCGGCTGATCAAGAACTACGCGGAGCTGGCCGGTGCGGTGATCCGCATGGTGGACGGCAAGATGTCCACCCGGGCCGGGCAGTTCGGCTCGCACGGATTCGGTTCGCTGGAATCGGCGCTGCGCTGGCTGGACGACGAGTCGAGCTTCATCACGTCGGCGCTGCGGCACGCGGAGGGCGTCGACCAAGGGGCCGTGCTGTATCTGCTGGGCGCGCTGTGCGACTACTGCCTGCTGCGCGGCGACCTCTACCGGCTGGGCGAGATCAGCGAGTTGACTCAGGCCGTGGACAAGGGGCTGCTGGAGCGGTCCGTGCAGTGGCGCACCGGCATCGCGGCCCGTCAGCTCGGCGAGCTGGACAAGGCCCGCACCACGCTGTCGTCGGTCGTCGGGCTCTACCGCGAGGCGCAGAACGAGGCGGGTACGGCGCTGGCGCTCTGCTCGCTCGGCATCACCCTGCACCACCAGGGCAATCTGACCGAGGCGTCGGCGCGGCTGCGCGAGGCGATCGCGTTGCAGTCCTCCGAGGAGCAGGCCGAGGACCGGGCCTGGTCGCTGCACGCCCTGGCCGCCGTCGAACGGGACCGGGCCCACCTGGCCGAGGCGCTGACCCTCCTGGACACGGCGCTGGCCCTGCACCGGGAGGGCGAGTCGCTGCACGGCGAGGCGTGGACGCAGTTCCAGCTGGGCCAGACCCTGCTGCGGATGGGCGACGTGGCGCGGGCGAAGGACGCGCTGCGCACGGCCCTGGACCTGTACAGCCGCACCCGTGACGAGCGCGGCGAGGCGTGGGCGCTGACCCAGCTGGCCCGCGCGCGACTGCTCGACGACGACCCGGCCCTGGCGGCCGAGGAGCTCAGCCTGGCCCTGGCCCGCCACCGCGACAACGAGGACGCGCGCGGCGAGGCGTGGACGCGGTACTACCTGGGCCAGGCCCTGGAGGAGAACGGCGACACCGACCAGGCCGTGCGGCAGCTGGAGCGGGCCCGGACGATGTTCTCCCGGATGCGGGACGTGTACGGGCTGGCGTGCGCCCGGCACCACTCGGGCCGGGTCACCCGCGACCAGCGGGCCGCGCAGACCGGGAACCTCCGCAACTCCGGCTTCGCCCGTCAGCTCCTGGTCGACGCCCGGGCCGACTTCCGGCGCATCGGGGTCGCCCACGGCGAGGCGTGGACATGCCTGGAGCTGGCCCTGATCGACGCGGGCAACAACCGCGCCCCGCAGGCGCTGGAGCTGTGCGACGAGGCGGCGGAGCTGTTCGGCTCCTACGGCGACACGCGGGGCGCGGACTGGGCCCGTTTCCTGCGCTGCACGCTGCTTCCGTACGCGTCGCCGGGCGGCAGCGAGGTGGGCACGGTGGTGGCCCAGCAGGAACTGGCCGACCTGCTCCTGGCGGGACACCCGACGCGCGACAGCAAGCTGGAGGACTGCGCGGAGGCGTTCCGGGTGGTACTGAACCGCGGCGTGGACCTGGAGGACGGCTGGCAGGCGTGGCGCCTGGGCCTGACGCCGACGCGCCACGCCCGGGAGGTCATGGGCGTACCGGTCCCGCCCAGCACCAGCCCGTCCGGCGCCTGA
- a CDS encoding SigE family RNA polymerase sigma factor, protein MTVEEFEDFYAQTVARLTGQLFVMLGDQHEAQDVVQEAFVKGWSRRRHLDRDGQPEAWIRTVAWRLAVSRWRGRRRAADAWRRSGTPPHAEAPGPESVALVEALRDLPAKQRRTLALYYVCDLTVEQIAAETGLAASTVKTHLARGRATLSHRLQDPRTEEGPSVRTR, encoded by the coding sequence TTGACCGTCGAGGAGTTCGAAGATTTCTATGCGCAGACGGTCGCCCGGCTGACGGGACAGTTGTTCGTGATGCTCGGTGACCAGCACGAGGCGCAGGACGTGGTGCAGGAGGCCTTCGTCAAGGGATGGAGCCGACGGCGTCACCTCGACCGTGACGGGCAGCCCGAGGCATGGATCCGTACGGTCGCCTGGCGCCTGGCGGTGAGCCGGTGGCGCGGGCGGCGCCGCGCGGCGGATGCCTGGCGGCGCAGTGGTACCCCGCCCCATGCGGAGGCGCCCGGCCCGGAGTCGGTGGCGCTCGTGGAAGCGCTCCGGGATCTGCCGGCCAAGCAGCGCCGCACGCTGGCCCTGTACTACGTATGCGATCTGACGGTCGAGCAGATCGCCGCCGAGACCGGGCTGGCGGCCAGCACCGTCAAGACGCATCTCGCCCGGGGCCGGGCCACGCTCTCGCACCGTCTGCAGGATCCGCGTACCGAGGAGGGGCCCAGTGTCCGAACCCGATGA
- a CDS encoding MarR family winged helix-turn-helix transcriptional regulator: MPPQDMTTAASPSGGATPESTGSDHVLDALQHQVAVFARRAEQTRLGGVGQVRNSMDRAAYLLLNRLDREGPMGVKALAEGMGIDSSTVTRQVAPLVDTGLVKRTSHPEDGRAVVLQLSPRGQARLDEVRASRRELMTQVTDDWTPEERETFCTLLTRFNTALAARQTSHQAPRTE, from the coding sequence ATGCCCCCTCAGGACATGACGACAGCTGCGTCTCCTTCCGGGGGCGCGACCCCCGAATCCACGGGTTCCGACCACGTCCTCGATGCTCTGCAGCACCAGGTCGCGGTATTCGCCCGCCGTGCCGAGCAGACCCGCCTCGGCGGTGTCGGCCAAGTGCGCAATTCCATGGACCGTGCCGCCTACCTGCTGCTCAACCGGCTGGACCGGGAAGGCCCGATGGGCGTCAAGGCACTGGCCGAGGGCATGGGAATCGACTCCTCGACCGTGACCCGGCAGGTCGCACCGCTCGTCGACACCGGCCTGGTCAAGCGCACCTCGCACCCGGAGGACGGCCGGGCAGTCGTGCTCCAGCTGTCGCCGCGCGGCCAGGCACGACTGGATGAGGTCCGCGCCTCCCGCCGCGAACTCATGACGCAGGTGACGGACGACTGGACACCCGAGGAGCGCGAGACGTTCTGCACGCTGCTCACCCGGTTCAACACGGCACTGGCCGCCCGGCAGACCTCGCACCAGGCTCCCCGGACCGAATGA
- a CDS encoding ATP-binding cassette domain-containing protein: protein MPGAIHAEGLVKTFGDVRALGGVDLDVQEGTVLGLLGPNGAGKTTAVRVLTTLLRPDSGRAVVAGIDVLKRPDEVRRSIGLCGQFAAVDEYLTGRENLQMVGQLYQMSKRDAKARAGELLERFNLADAADRTAKTYSGGMRRRLDLAAALVVSPPVMFMDEPTTGLDPRNRQQLWGVIEDLVAGGTTLLLTTQYLEEADHLAHEICVIDHGLVIARGTCDQLKARTGGERVEVVVHQRDRIDSARAVLARLGKGEVTVVEHMRKLTVPVSGGARLLAEVIRDLDARGVEIDDIGLRRPTLDDVFLSLTGHAAEAETNGGNGTGAGTAGKAAPAGTEPVK from the coding sequence ATGCCAGGCGCCATCCATGCCGAAGGCCTGGTGAAGACCTTCGGCGACGTAAGAGCACTCGGCGGTGTCGATCTCGATGTGCAGGAAGGCACCGTTCTCGGACTTCTCGGCCCCAACGGCGCAGGCAAGACGACGGCCGTGCGCGTCCTCACGACCCTGCTCAGGCCCGACAGCGGCAGGGCCGTCGTGGCGGGCATCGACGTACTGAAGAGACCCGATGAGGTACGCCGCTCGATCGGCCTCTGCGGCCAGTTCGCCGCCGTCGACGAGTATCTGACCGGCCGCGAGAACCTGCAGATGGTCGGTCAGCTCTACCAGATGAGCAAGCGGGACGCGAAGGCCAGGGCGGGGGAGCTGCTGGAGCGGTTCAACCTCGCCGACGCGGCCGACCGTACGGCCAAGACGTACTCCGGAGGCATGCGCCGCCGCCTCGACCTGGCGGCGGCGCTGGTCGTCTCCCCGCCGGTCATGTTCATGGACGAGCCGACCACCGGCCTCGACCCCCGCAACCGGCAGCAGCTCTGGGGGGTCATCGAGGACCTCGTCGCGGGCGGTACGACGCTGCTGCTGACCACGCAGTACCTGGAGGAGGCCGACCATCTCGCGCACGAGATCTGTGTGATCGACCACGGTCTGGTCATCGCCCGCGGCACCTGCGACCAGCTCAAGGCCCGTACCGGCGGCGAGCGCGTCGAGGTCGTGGTGCACCAGCGCGATCGGATCGACTCGGCCCGGGCCGTCCTCGCCCGCCTCGGCAAGGGCGAGGTCACCGTCGTCGAGCACATGCGCAAGCTGACGGTCCCGGTCTCCGGCGGAGCCAGGCTGCTGGCCGAGGTCATCCGCGATCTCGACGCCCGCGGCGTGGAGATCGACGACATCGGACTGCGCCGCCCCACCCTCGACGACGTCTTCCTCTCCCTCACCGGGCACGCCGCCGAGGCGGAGACCAACGGCGGGAACGGGACCGGGGCGGGCACGGCCGGCAAGGCCGCGCCGGCCGGTACGGAGCCGGTCAAGTGA
- a CDS encoding DUF1059 domain-containing protein gives MTRKVADCRKYPSVTNCSLTISGEEEEVVRAAAEHAVSVHEHTDSPELREQIRASLDDEKT, from the coding sequence ATGACCAGGAAAGTCGCCGACTGCCGCAAGTATCCGAGCGTCACGAACTGCTCACTCACCATCTCGGGCGAGGAAGAGGAAGTCGTACGGGCCGCGGCGGAACACGCGGTCTCCGTCCACGAGCACACCGACAGCCCGGAACTGCGTGAACAGATCCGGGCATCGCTGGACGACGAGAAGACCTGA